Proteins from a genomic interval of Sulfurimonas sp. HSL3-2:
- a CDS encoding diguanylate cyclase, with product MKYANLFKIEYESDDFRLIRKLNLINLFFIIEILIFSTFTFINFFKLHDYTIATFDFVSAIVFVAAFLDLRFNKSFNRSKWITTVSLVGFLILFAQTNQNDSFGLIWTVIAPVVIITLHGHNEGLKLSVIYALLLLTSALIGVGEWQHGDWNYVSFTRLSIGLIVVVIVAYLGERSIDKFQQSLHELSVTDYLTRLYNRRKIDELLLLEIKNSKRYHTPLSVIILDIDFFKQINDQYGHLVGDKVLIELAQFLRKEIRDTDYIGRWGGEEFIIINPHTSEKDAFMFAQRLRLHIEMHSFETVKNLTCSFGVCEYSQTNNTMYKIISCADSALYKAKELGRNGVFSFQVD from the coding sequence TTGAAATATGCTAACTTATTTAAAATAGAGTATGAGAGCGATGATTTTCGTCTCATACGAAAACTTAATCTAATAAATCTTTTTTTTATTATTGAGATCCTGATATTCAGCACGTTTACATTCATCAATTTTTTTAAATTACATGATTACACTATCGCTACTTTTGACTTTGTCTCTGCTATCGTATTTGTCGCAGCATTTCTTGACCTGCGCTTTAATAAATCTTTCAACCGTTCAAAATGGATCACAACAGTCTCATTGGTAGGCTTTTTAATACTGTTTGCACAGACAAATCAAAACGATAGTTTCGGACTCATCTGGACGGTTATAGCTCCTGTCGTGATCATCACGCTTCACGGACATAACGAGGGGCTTAAACTCTCTGTCATATATGCGCTTTTACTGCTTACATCAGCCCTTATCGGAGTAGGCGAGTGGCAGCATGGAGATTGGAACTACGTGTCTTTTACGAGACTCTCTATCGGTTTGATCGTCGTTGTCATAGTCGCATATCTGGGTGAACGTTCTATAGATAAATTTCAACAGTCCTTGCATGAACTCTCCGTCACGGATTATCTCACAAGGCTTTACAATAGAAGAAAAATAGATGAGTTGCTGTTACTTGAGATAAAAAACTCTAAGAGATACCATACTCCGCTTTCAGTTATTATTTTAGATATCGATTTTTTTAAACAGATCAACGATCAATACGGACATCTTGTGGGTGATAAGGTACTTATAGAACTGGCACAGTTCTTGAGAAAAGAGATAAGAGACACGGATTATATCGGAAGATGGGGTGGTGAGGAGTTTATTATCATCAATCCTCATACAAGTGAAAAAGATGCTTTTATGTTTGCTCAAAGACTGCGTCTTCATATAGAGATGCACTCTTTTGAAACCGTTAAAAACCTGACCTGCAGTTTTGGTGTCTGCGAGTACTCACAGACCAACAACACTATGTATAAGATTATATCTTGTGCAGACAGCGCACTTTATAAAGCCAAAGAACTCGGAAGAAACGGAGTCTTTAGCTTTCAGGTTGATTAG
- the flgH gene encoding flagellar basal body L-ring protein FlgH, whose protein sequence is MIKILFISLYAILLFTGCTANLTDPEIDFEPPKYVEEMPAKQDQKDYTSEGSIFGKGDNPLFSDHKAMHVNDIVTIVISETAKSSNTGTKALSESDSSSLGGGVFASNGGNPAVSAYANKLNGLTNIGFTGSSNSAYTGSGASTKDASFTTTVSARVIKVLENGNYFVSGKREILIDDQKQIIQVSGVIRPYDISQNNQISSSQMSDAKILYKSEGDIDRATKQGWGTKIIQSIWPF, encoded by the coding sequence ATGATTAAAATACTATTTATTAGTTTGTATGCTATACTATTATTTACTGGTTGTACAGCAAATCTAACCGATCCTGAGATAGATTTTGAGCCACCGAAGTATGTGGAAGAGATGCCTGCTAAGCAGGATCAAAAAGATTATACATCTGAGGGAAGCATATTCGGAAAAGGGGATAATCCTCTCTTTTCAGACCATAAAGCTATGCATGTAAATGACATAGTGACTATTGTCATCTCTGAAACGGCAAAAAGCAGTAACACCGGGACGAAAGCATTGTCAGAAAGTGACAGCAGTAGTTTGGGCGGTGGCGTATTTGCCTCTAATGGAGGTAATCCTGCAGTATCAGCCTATGCAAATAAGTTAAACGGACTTACAAACATAGGTTTTACAGGTTCATCAAACTCTGCATATACAGGGTCTGGGGCTTCGACTAAAGATGCTTCATTTACGACTACCGTATCGGCAAGAGTTATCAAGGTCCTGGAAAACGGGAACTATTTTGTTTCCGGTAAACGAGAGATCTTGATCGACGATCAGAAACAGATCATCCAAGTCAGCGGTGTGATAAGACCATACGACATAAGTCAAAACAATCAGATAAGCTCTTCACAGATGAGCGATGCGAAGATATTATATAAATCCGAGGGAGACATAGACCGTGCGACTAAACAGGGATGGGGAACAAAGATTATTCAGAGTATTTGGCCGTTTTAG
- a CDS encoding GatB/YqeY domain-containing protein translates to MSLKDQINTDIKEAMKAKDSAKRDALRLLSSAFKQIEVDERKELSDDDIVKIIQKQIKQRNDAIAQYKDAGRDDLVEKESSEISYYEPYLPKQLSDDELTAAIKEIIAKTGAASMKDIGKVMGTASKELAGQVDGKRINECAKALLS, encoded by the coding sequence ATGAGTTTAAAAGATCAGATAAATACGGATATTAAAGAGGCTATGAAGGCAAAAGACAGTGCAAAACGTGATGCACTAAGACTTCTTAGCAGTGCTTTTAAACAGATAGAAGTCGATGAAAGAAAAGAGCTGAGCGATGACGACATAGTCAAGATCATCCAAAAACAGATAAAACAGAGAAACGATGCTATCGCTCAGTACAAAGATGCAGGACGTGACGACCTGGTAGAAAAAGAGAGTTCAGAGATCTCATACTACGAGCCTTACCTACCAAAACAGCTAAGCGACGATGAGTTAACTGCTGCCATCAAAGAGATCATCGCTAAAACAGGTGCCGCTTCTATGAAAGATATCGGTAAAGTTATGGGAACAGCTAGCAAAGAGTTAGCAGGTCAAGTAGACGGCAAACGCATCAACGAGTGTGCAAAAGCACTTCTTTCATAA
- the trpC gene encoding indole-3-glycerol phosphate synthase TrpC, producing the protein MILDDIIKRTKEDLEKREKEFSLDWLGRSLAFNARAPRDVIPYLKSTEEDPYRIISEVKKASPSKGVIREDFDPLAIAQAYERGGASAISVLTEPHFFQGDLEYLAGIRRYVSIPLLRKDFIISKYQILEAMVFGADFILLIAAALSKGELKELLNYTRHLGMEALVEVHDKTDLTKAIYAGADIIGINHRNLQTFEMNMNLSYELIPLIPNGKIIVAESGIYEHGQLEDLSKAGVDAFLVGESLMRQDNVEDALRKLKFGE; encoded by the coding sequence GTCGTTCACTTGCTTTTAATGCAAGAGCTCCAAGAGACGTTATCCCATACCTTAAATCAACAGAGGAAGATCCGTACCGCATCATTTCTGAAGTGAAAAAAGCGAGTCCTTCAAAAGGTGTTATCCGTGAAGATTTCGATCCTCTTGCGATAGCTCAAGCGTATGAAAGAGGCGGAGCAAGTGCCATCTCTGTACTTACTGAACCACATTTTTTTCAGGGTGATCTGGAGTACCTAGCAGGAATAAGAAGATATGTCAGTATCCCGCTTTTAAGAAAAGACTTCATCATCTCAAAATACCAGATACTCGAAGCTATGGTTTTTGGTGCTGATTTTATCCTTCTGATCGCTGCAGCACTTTCAAAAGGCGAGTTAAAAGAGCTTTTAAACTATACACGCCATCTCGGTATGGAAGCACTAGTAGAAGTCCATGACAAGACAGACCTGACAAAAGCGATCTATGCAGGTGCGGATATCATCGGTATCAACCATAGAAACCTGCAGACTTTCGAGATGAACATGAACCTCTCATATGAGCTTATACCTCTTATACCAAACGGAAAGATCATAGTTGCAGAGAGCGGTATCTATGAACACGGTCAGCTAGAAGACTTAAGCAAAGCTGGTGTGGATGCTTTCTTGGTAGGTGAATCTTTGATGCGTCAAGACAATGTGGAAGATGCGCTTAGAAAGCTGAAATTCGGGGAGTAA